The following are encoded together in the Lactuca sativa cultivar Salinas chromosome 1, Lsat_Salinas_v11, whole genome shotgun sequence genome:
- the LOC122198253 gene encoding uncharacterized protein LOC122198253, whose product MSPPNTYQWLKGLLNGDPPTISSVNPPPKTTFTKWAFQSVSNAMPPTISSWNKHQNTTSGATDSIYQTKTESNPPPTITQFNPHYTSGNPYTKILTETTAKPPSMTSWNARERTSGVIHCFIQK is encoded by the exons ATGTCGCCACCAAACACCTACCAATGGTTGAAGGGGCTTTTGAATGGTGATCCTCCTACGATTAGCAGTGTGAATCCTCCCCCAAAAACTACATTCACAAAATGGGCATTTCAATCTGTATCCAATGCTATGCCACCAACAATTTCTAGTTGGAATAAACACCAAAACACTACTTCAGGTGCTACAGATTCAATATATCAAACTAAAACGGAGTCCAACCCACCGCCAACAATTACTCAGTTTAATCCCCACTATACTTCTGGTAATCCGTATACCAAAATTCTGACGGAAACCACTGCCAAACCACCGTCGATGACATCTTGGAATGCAAGAGAACGCACTTCAG GTGTGATCCACTGCTTCATTCAGAAGTGA
- the LOC111892169 gene encoding uncharacterized protein LOC111892169, with protein METRHLIKEQSSISIPALRVEIAETLSYTPSYKKLWVGKQKAIEHVFGNWEESYVALLKYLGALQKFNPGTIVELCVSRSIDVNEVEFRRVFWAFAPSIKGFHYFRPVISIDGTHLYGKNKGKMLIAMGVDGNNQILPLAFAFVENESYDTWDWFLSHAKNHVVKDREGICLISDRHGGILKAVNEHGSPWYCLRHFINNFYDKFRNSELKALAYRAGSQNQIRKFNYIMEEIRKLNPRAREWLESHPPNRWTLAHDGGRRYRLLTTNLSEIFNSVLKGARFLPITACVQLTFYRMVHYFDVRFPLGCSSQANGDTHTPHVVVKQVALMAKASAHSLRSFNREKGIFELITQRGRNVQVVNLEQKTCTCGKWEAFKYPCSHVLSACAKLSLNSCQYVDKCYSIEYYCATWASEFSPLPHEAYWRQLPFNELLPNLELLRNKKGRPRSTRLKNGIDIKEGRNANICGVYRQPGHNRKQCLSMPM; from the exons ATGGAAACTAGACACCTTATAAAAGAGCAATCTTCTATCAGCATTCCGGCTTTAAGAGTTGAAATAGCTGAAACATTAAGCTATACTCCTTCATATAAGAAGCTTTGGGTTGGGAAGCAAAAAGCAATTGAGCATGTGTTTGGAAACTGGGAAGAGTCTTATGTCGCTTTACTAAAATATCTAGGCGCACTTCAAAAGTTCAATCCAGGAACTATAGTTGAATTGTGTGTTTCAAGATCGATTGATGTGAATGAAGTTGAATTTAGGCGTGTTTTTTGGGCTTTTGCTCCCTCTATCAAAGGGTTTCACTATTTTCGACCGGTTATTAGCATTGATGGTACACACTTGTATGGAAAAAACAAGGGTAAGATGTTGATTGCAATGGGAGTTGATGGTAATAATCAAATTTTGCCACTTGCATTTGCTTTTGTAGAAAATGAATCTTATGATACTTGGGATTGGTTTCTTTCTCATGCCAAGAATCATGTGGTAAAAGACCGTGAAGGCATATGTCTAATATCTGATCGTCATGGTGGAATTCTTAAGGCTGTTAATGAGCATGGATCTCCATG GTATTGTTTACGACATTTCATCAACAACTTTTATGACAAGTTTCGTAATTCAGAATTGAAAGCTTTAGCTTATCGTGCCGGGAGTCAGAATCAAATTCGAAAGTTCAACTACATCATGGAAGAAATTAGGAAGTTAAATCCACGTGCTCGAGAATGGTTAGAGAGTCATCCACCTAATAGATGGACACTTGCACATGATGGTGGAAGGAGATATAGGTTGCTCACAACAAATTTGTCAGAGATTTTCAATAGTGTACTTAAAGGTGCTCGTTTTTTACCAATCACAGCTTGTGTGCAACTAACATTCTATAGAATGGTGCATTATTTTGATGTGAGATTTCCTTTAGGATGTAGTTCTCAAGCTAATGGAGATACACATACTCCACATGTTGTTGTAAAACAAGTAGCTTTGATGGCAAAAGCAAGTGCACATTCCTTAAGATCTTTTAACCGAGAAAAAGGTATATTTGAGTTGATAACTCAAAGAGGTCGAAATGTGCAAGTAGTTAATTTGGAACAAAAAACTTGCACATGTGGTAAATGGGAGGCATTTAAATATCCTTGTTCTCATGTCTTGAGTGCATGTGCCAAACTCTCTTTGAATAGTTGTCAATATGTTGATAAATGTTACTCGATTGAATACTATTGTGCTACTTGGGCATCTGAGTTCTCCCCGCTTCCTCATGAAGCGTATTGGCGACAATTACCATTTAATGAATTACTTCCAAATTTAGAACTATTACGAAATAAAAAAGGTCGTCCTCGTTCAACAAGACTAAAAAATGGTATAGATATTAAAGAAGGCAGAAATGCCAATATTTGTGGAGTTTATAGGCAACCGGGGCATAATCGAAAACAATGCCTGTCTATGCCAAt GTAA